The following coding sequences lie in one Kribbella sp. NBC_00709 genomic window:
- a CDS encoding LacI family DNA-binding transcriptional regulator gives MAATIRDVARLAGVSPSTVSRALSLPGMVNAATRARVAAAVEQLGYEPNRAARGLITGRTGTIGLVVPDLANPFFSSVTKGVQARARRHDVAVFVADTDEDPAAEAGLVRALSKQVDGVVLCSPRASDEELAAIAQDTTVVLVNRTAAGLPGITYDNEGGMRQAVAHLVALGHQRIAWVGGPVTSWSTQHRGLGLRNAVEELRVKLAPVGNFAPTYEGGMAAADQVVATGATAVVAYNDLVAIGLLARLHARGISVPGELSVVGVDDIAMSRMARPALTTVRLPKQEAGRIAVELLLAMLDDPDSPAASAGTHGELHGELIVRDSTGPAPHN, from the coding sequence GTGGCGGCGACGATCCGGGATGTGGCGCGGCTGGCCGGCGTATCGCCGTCCACCGTCTCGCGCGCGCTCTCGCTGCCCGGGATGGTCAACGCCGCCACCAGAGCGCGCGTGGCTGCCGCCGTCGAGCAGCTGGGCTACGAGCCCAACCGTGCGGCCCGTGGTCTGATCACCGGCCGCACCGGGACCATCGGTCTGGTCGTGCCCGATCTCGCCAACCCGTTCTTCTCCAGCGTCACCAAGGGCGTGCAGGCGCGCGCCCGCCGCCACGACGTCGCGGTCTTCGTCGCGGACACCGACGAGGACCCGGCGGCCGAGGCCGGCCTGGTGCGCGCCCTGTCCAAGCAGGTCGACGGAGTCGTGCTGTGCTCGCCGCGAGCCAGTGACGAAGAGCTGGCGGCGATCGCCCAGGACACCACCGTCGTCCTGGTCAACCGGACCGCCGCCGGGCTGCCCGGGATCACCTACGACAACGAGGGCGGGATGCGTCAGGCCGTCGCCCATCTCGTTGCCCTCGGCCACCAACGGATCGCCTGGGTCGGTGGACCGGTGACGTCCTGGTCGACCCAGCATCGCGGCCTCGGCCTGCGCAACGCGGTCGAGGAACTGCGCGTGAAGCTCGCCCCGGTCGGCAACTTCGCCCCGACGTACGAGGGCGGTATGGCGGCCGCGGACCAGGTCGTCGCCACCGGTGCCACCGCGGTGGTCGCCTACAACGACCTGGTCGCGATCGGCCTGCTGGCCCGCCTGCACGCCCGCGGCATCTCGGTGCCCGGCGAACTGAGCGTCGTCGGCGTCGACGACATCGCGATGTCGAGGATGGCCCGTCCGGCCCTGACCACGGTCCGGCTGCCCAAACAGGAGGCTGGCCGGATCGCCGTCGAGCTGCTACTGGCAATGCTCGACGACCCGGACAGCCCAGCGGCCTCGGCCGGCACCCACGGAGAACTGCACGGGGAACTGATCGTCCGGGACAGCACCGGACCAGCACCACACAACTGA
- a CDS encoding O-antigen ligase family protein translates to MLSTYSRGDRLAPAVPGTVEGEVERPAWFWLMLWCLFVLGVQPWSSRVAAPQGTTGSTNSMAKGVLLGVVFLVALAATKPGFRTRVNPASWLYVMYVLFACATAFLLAEPMGPLTRLARFLIGLVFVFLLWRPLVQVPERLVRAHLWAHLLLAATVVLSLAYDPGQAWRPLSSLGTGSRLQGVIIPMLPPRVGEVGAILLGLALIGLFCRKLSALPALALIGLGGVLIAASRTRTSAAAVALGLVVALIVTRKTWAGRIASLAVPALLGLAFLTIGSLHTWLLRGQGTQQISSLSGRTTSWQAVIDEHVSTQTAIIGHGLGNKRVLLRRGEGDIDVMAIDNSWLGLYWETGLLAVAIVAIALIVAWVSVLRAPTPYIRACGALLLAYVTAASLNESGLSDLSSMTVHLLVAAAICDADRLRHRRRALAAH, encoded by the coding sequence ATGCTGAGCACGTACTCTCGCGGCGATCGGCTGGCCCCGGCGGTGCCGGGGACGGTCGAGGGCGAGGTCGAGCGGCCGGCCTGGTTCTGGCTGATGCTGTGGTGCCTGTTCGTGCTCGGCGTCCAGCCGTGGTCTTCGCGGGTCGCCGCGCCGCAGGGCACGACCGGGTCCACGAACAGCATGGCGAAGGGCGTGCTGCTCGGCGTGGTCTTCCTGGTCGCGCTCGCAGCCACCAAGCCGGGATTCCGGACCCGGGTGAATCCGGCCAGCTGGCTCTACGTGATGTACGTGCTGTTCGCCTGCGCGACCGCATTCCTGCTGGCCGAACCGATGGGTCCGTTGACCCGGTTGGCGCGGTTCCTGATCGGGCTGGTGTTCGTCTTCCTGTTGTGGCGGCCGCTGGTGCAGGTTCCGGAGCGGTTGGTCCGGGCACATCTGTGGGCCCACCTGTTGCTGGCAGCAACCGTCGTGCTGAGCCTTGCCTATGATCCGGGCCAGGCGTGGCGGCCGCTGAGCTCGCTGGGCACGGGGTCACGGCTGCAGGGCGTCATCATCCCGATGCTGCCGCCGCGGGTCGGCGAGGTCGGGGCGATCCTGCTCGGGCTGGCGCTGATCGGGCTGTTCTGCCGGAAGCTGTCGGCGCTGCCGGCGCTTGCCCTCATCGGGCTGGGCGGCGTCTTGATCGCGGCGAGCCGGACCCGCACGTCCGCGGCCGCGGTCGCGCTCGGGCTGGTGGTGGCGTTGATCGTGACCCGGAAGACCTGGGCGGGCCGGATCGCGAGTCTCGCGGTGCCCGCCCTCCTCGGCCTGGCGTTCCTGACCATCGGGTCACTGCACACCTGGTTGCTGCGCGGCCAGGGCACGCAGCAGATCAGCTCGCTGAGCGGTCGTACGACGAGCTGGCAGGCGGTCATCGACGAGCACGTGTCCACCCAGACCGCGATCATCGGCCACGGCCTCGGCAACAAGCGGGTCCTGCTGCGTCGCGGCGAGGGCGACATCGACGTGATGGCCATCGACAACAGCTGGCTCGGCCTGTACTGGGAGACCGGTCTGCTGGCCGTCGCGATCGTCGCGATCGCGCTGATCGTCGCGTGGGTCTCGGTCCTCCGCGCGCCCACGCCGTACATCCGCGCCTGCGGAGCCCTCCTGCTGGCCTACGTCACCGCCGCTTCGCTGAACGAGAGCGGCCTGTCCGACCTGTCGTCGATGACGGTGCACCTACTGGTCGCCGCCGCGATCTGCGACGCCGACAGGCTCCGACATCGAAGACGTGCGCTAGCTGCTCACTGA
- a CDS encoding Wzz/FepE/Etk N-terminal domain-containing protein produces the protein MEPGTVVWRETAQSLLRQKWLIMGCIVLGLLGASVFALSQTTRWTASSQLVIGPAVPPALVGKLSDGADKTGPLGMDLPAETQARVMASPTLLAAVVKQLGMPTDDKTIQELATVTRVKAVTDNAYLVTTDGPTAQKAVDRANAIASIYLKQRNDEAKALLTNLAEQAQARSKTATTQSRSLVSQIDEAVGRGDNQTAAALRDQRVGLATEARQAADDAAAMLKALSTVGSGSQLVTPATTDTASSSPIVARDILVGGILGLVLGFGLALLRSHLTPYILTRDQAARATSSPVIAASEGHRRRFWRRSAPELPQYEITALGAEASGALARRELSPRAFAGGGPGALLVVSASPTPNSAGIALAMAEANARDGRETLLVLADIEGTPVLPHLTGHEGLTDLVNEPAATRAIRARKLFRPGTVADLYVLPPGLNHEETAEAVGPSLVPGIVADLPPGYSVVIHGPASVGRHGITPLAAAVDASVLVVQVGLDKEMDVARLTGALQFAGAPVLGVVLIGTAVQDETLGIPLNYKPLDSAAPPR, from the coding sequence ATGGAACCGGGCACCGTGGTCTGGCGGGAAACCGCTCAGTCCCTGCTGCGGCAGAAGTGGCTGATCATGGGCTGCATCGTGCTCGGACTGCTCGGCGCCTCGGTGTTCGCGCTCTCCCAGACCACGCGGTGGACCGCCTCGAGCCAGCTGGTGATCGGCCCGGCCGTGCCGCCGGCCCTGGTCGGGAAGCTGTCGGACGGCGCGGACAAGACCGGGCCGCTCGGGATGGACCTGCCGGCCGAGACCCAGGCCCGGGTGATGGCCAGCCCGACGCTGCTGGCCGCCGTGGTGAAGCAGCTCGGCATGCCGACCGACGACAAGACCATCCAGGAGCTCGCCACGGTGACCCGGGTGAAGGCGGTCACCGACAACGCCTACCTGGTCACCACCGACGGCCCGACCGCCCAGAAGGCGGTCGACCGGGCGAACGCGATCGCCTCGATCTACCTGAAGCAGCGCAACGACGAGGCCAAGGCGCTGCTGACGAACCTGGCCGAGCAGGCGCAGGCCCGCTCGAAGACGGCGACCACGCAGTCCCGGAGTCTGGTCAGCCAGATCGACGAGGCCGTCGGCCGTGGCGACAACCAGACCGCGGCGGCGCTGCGGGACCAGCGGGTCGGGCTGGCGACCGAGGCCCGGCAGGCCGCGGACGACGCGGCCGCGATGCTGAAGGCACTGTCCACGGTTGGCTCCGGGAGCCAACTGGTGACCCCGGCAACGACCGACACCGCCAGCTCGTCGCCGATCGTTGCCCGCGACATCCTCGTCGGCGGGATCCTCGGGCTCGTGCTCGGCTTCGGTCTCGCGCTGCTGCGCTCGCACCTGACGCCGTACATCCTGACCCGGGATCAGGCGGCCCGGGCGACCAGTTCGCCGGTGATCGCGGCCTCCGAGGGGCATCGGCGCCGGTTCTGGCGGCGGTCGGCCCCGGAGCTTCCGCAGTACGAGATCACCGCGCTGGGCGCCGAGGCGAGTGGCGCGCTGGCGCGCCGGGAGCTGAGCCCGCGCGCGTTCGCGGGCGGCGGTCCGGGCGCGCTGCTGGTGGTCTCGGCCTCGCCGACGCCGAACTCGGCCGGGATCGCGCTCGCGATGGCCGAGGCGAACGCGCGTGACGGCCGGGAGACCCTGCTGGTCCTGGCCGACATCGAAGGTACGCCGGTGCTGCCGCATCTCACCGGCCACGAAGGACTGACCGACCTGGTCAACGAGCCGGCGGCGACCCGCGCGATCCGCGCCCGCAAGCTGTTCCGGCCCGGGACGGTCGCTGATCTGTACGTGCTGCCGCCCGGTCTGAACCACGAGGAGACCGCCGAGGCGGTCGGCCCGTCGCTGGTGCCGGGCATCGTGGCCGATCTGCCGCCGGGGTACTCCGTCGTCATCCACGGCCCGGCGTCGGTCGGGCGGCACGGGATCACGCCGCTGGCCGCCGCCGTGGACGCATCGGTGCTGGTGGTCCAGGTCGGTCTCGACAAGGAGATGGACGTCGCGCGGTTGACGGGTGCGCTGCAGTTCGCCGGCGCCCCGGTCCTGGGCGTCGTGCTGATCGGCACCGCGGTGCAGGACGAGACCCTCGGGATCCCGCTGAACTACAAGCCGCTGGACTCGGCCGCGCCGCCGCGCTGA
- a CDS encoding right-handed parallel beta-helix repeat-containing protein translates to MPPKPTATTTVTVPTAPPTAAAAVLGPTGPGTAKPCNGTDIPVGSDPQPIIDAAPAGTTFCFAKGVHRITRPIQPRSKDTLAGNAGAVLSGSVRLTGWKRAGNAWTVQGALPAAYPLKGQCEDDKTKPCQLGEQVFQDGKHLTRVMSPSQLEAGTFFGDYKANVVYLGGNPTGHVIEMARTQTAIDKSADDVTVTGLTIQQFASRPQAGALQAGRGWKVTANEVRWNHAVGIMVIEGDGTEVSRNTVADNGQLGIGQYKSAGVKITANLVTRNNTDGFWIADWESGGIKSTRSSGEVSGNDIIANRGIGIWSDIAEYDRRISGNRIRDNAADGIRYEISYSAVIDQNVVEHNGFGTGRGSGGTLWDGGGINVNTSSDVQVRGNLIKDNRNALSIQSRTRGDGPRGTYVLRNVLVEGNLVVMSDAASSLGVVENKRSPAQPGAITFRRNSYQGADHFAYRGKTMTWSEWQQSGFDQDSVSS, encoded by the coding sequence GTGCCTCCGAAGCCGACTGCCACCACCACAGTCACCGTGCCCACCGCTCCCCCGACCGCAGCGGCCGCCGTACTCGGACCGACGGGCCCGGGTACGGCGAAGCCCTGCAACGGCACGGACATCCCGGTGGGCAGCGACCCGCAGCCGATCATCGACGCTGCCCCCGCGGGAACGACCTTCTGCTTCGCCAAGGGCGTTCATCGGATCACCCGCCCGATCCAGCCGCGCAGCAAGGACACGCTGGCCGGAAACGCCGGCGCCGTACTCAGCGGATCCGTCCGGCTGACCGGATGGAAGCGGGCCGGCAATGCCTGGACGGTCCAGGGTGCGCTGCCCGCGGCGTACCCATTGAAGGGTCAGTGCGAGGACGACAAGACCAAGCCGTGCCAGCTCGGCGAGCAAGTGTTCCAGGACGGCAAGCATCTGACCCGCGTCATGAGCCCGAGCCAACTCGAGGCAGGCACGTTCTTCGGTGACTACAAGGCGAACGTCGTGTACCTCGGCGGCAACCCGACCGGTCACGTGATCGAGATGGCCAGGACGCAGACCGCGATCGACAAGTCGGCGGACGACGTCACGGTGACCGGCCTGACCATCCAGCAGTTCGCGAGCCGCCCGCAGGCCGGCGCGCTGCAGGCCGGCCGCGGCTGGAAGGTGACCGCGAACGAGGTCCGCTGGAACCACGCCGTCGGCATCATGGTGATCGAGGGCGACGGCACCGAGGTCAGCCGCAACACCGTGGCCGACAACGGGCAGCTCGGCATCGGCCAGTACAAATCGGCCGGCGTGAAGATCACCGCGAACCTGGTCACCCGGAACAACACCGACGGTTTCTGGATCGCGGACTGGGAGTCCGGCGGGATCAAGTCGACCCGGTCGTCCGGCGAGGTCAGCGGCAACGACATCATCGCGAACCGCGGCATCGGGATCTGGAGCGATATCGCGGAGTACGACCGCCGGATCTCCGGGAACCGGATCCGGGACAACGCGGCGGACGGGATCCGGTACGAGATCAGCTACTCCGCCGTCATCGACCAGAACGTCGTCGAGCACAACGGGTTCGGCACCGGCCGCGGCTCGGGCGGCACGCTCTGGGACGGCGGCGGTATCAACGTCAACACGTCCTCCGACGTGCAGGTCCGCGGCAACCTGATCAAGGACAACCGCAACGCGTTGTCGATCCAGTCCCGCACCCGCGGCGACGGTCCGCGCGGTACGTACGTACTGCGCAACGTCCTCGTCGAGGGCAACCTGGTCGTGATGAGCGACGCCGCCTCGTCCCTCGGCGTGGTGGAGAACAAACGCTCCCCCGCGCAGCCCGGCGCGATCACGTTCCGCCGGAACAGCTACCAGGGCGCCGACCACTTCGCGTACCGCGGCAAGACGATGACCTGGTCGGAGTGGCAACAATCCGGCTTCGACCAGGACTCAGTGAGCAGCTAG
- the uxaC gene encoding glucuronate isomerase — protein sequence MPKALQPHPDRALPAGEARDVARRIHASTKDLPLLCLHGHVDIGLFATDAPFGDPAGLLVVPDHYVTRMLISQGVSPDKLGLPRRDGTQAAEPREIWREFCANWHLFLGTPSRYWLEHEFAEVLGLTVHPSAENADELYDQITARLAEPEFRPRALLDRFNIELISTTDAATDDLAQHATLAADLPGRVVPTFRPDAVAHPDRAGWPELVAQLGALADVDTSTYGGFLEAIRQRRRAFVAAGARATDHGHLSAAAVPLTDAEAGRIYTGALKGDVTAEDAAAFAGHMLYQSAVMSAEDGLVMQLHPGVLRDHDPAIFATYGADQGHDIPVATEFTRSLRPLLERFGHADGFRIVLFTVDETVYSRELAPLAGVYPAVRLGAPWWFLDSPDGMRRFRELVTETAGFYNMSGFVDDTRAYLSIPARHDLARRIDAGYLANLVVQHRLDEDDAFTVAKALAYDLAKDTYLSNR from the coding sequence ATGCCGAAGGCCCTGCAGCCTCATCCGGACCGTGCCCTGCCGGCCGGTGAGGCGCGCGACGTCGCCCGCCGGATCCACGCCTCGACGAAGGACCTGCCGCTGCTCTGCCTGCACGGGCACGTCGACATCGGACTGTTCGCTACCGACGCGCCGTTCGGCGACCCGGCCGGGCTGCTGGTCGTCCCGGACCACTACGTGACCCGGATGCTGATCTCCCAGGGCGTCTCCCCCGACAAGCTCGGACTGCCCCGCCGTGACGGCACGCAGGCCGCCGAGCCCCGGGAGATCTGGCGCGAGTTCTGCGCGAACTGGCACCTGTTCCTCGGCACCCCGAGCCGGTACTGGCTGGAGCACGAGTTCGCCGAGGTCCTCGGCCTCACGGTGCACCCGTCCGCCGAGAACGCCGACGAGCTGTACGACCAGATCACGGCCCGTCTCGCGGAGCCCGAGTTCCGGCCGCGGGCGTTGCTCGACCGTTTCAACATCGAGCTGATCTCCACCACCGACGCGGCCACCGACGACCTCGCGCAGCACGCGACGCTCGCGGCCGACCTGCCCGGCCGGGTGGTTCCGACCTTCCGGCCCGATGCCGTCGCACATCCCGACCGCGCCGGCTGGCCCGAGCTGGTGGCCCAGCTCGGCGCCTTGGCCGACGTCGACACCTCGACGTACGGCGGATTCCTGGAAGCCATTCGCCAGCGGCGGCGTGCCTTCGTCGCGGCAGGTGCGCGGGCCACTGACCACGGTCACCTGAGCGCGGCCGCAGTACCGCTGACCGATGCAGAGGCGGGGCGGATCTATACGGGTGCGCTGAAGGGCGACGTCACGGCCGAGGACGCGGCGGCGTTCGCGGGCCACATGCTGTATCAGTCGGCGGTGATGTCGGCCGAGGACGGACTGGTGATGCAGCTGCATCCCGGCGTACTGCGGGACCACGATCCGGCGATCTTCGCGACGTACGGTGCGGACCAGGGGCACGACATCCCGGTGGCGACCGAGTTCACGCGGTCGTTGCGGCCCTTGCTGGAGCGGTTCGGGCACGCGGACGGCTTCCGGATCGTGCTGTTCACCGTCGACGAGACCGTGTACTCCCGGGAGCTCGCGCCGCTGGCCGGTGTCTACCCGGCGGTGCGGCTGGGTGCGCCGTGGTGGTTCCTGGACAGCCCCGACGGCATGCGGCGGTTCCGGGAGCTCGTTACCGAGACGGCGGGCTTCTACAACATGTCCGGGTTCGTCGACGACACCCGCGCGTACCTGTCGATCCCGGCGCGCCATGACCTCGCCCGCCGGATCGACGCCGGGTACCTGGCCAACCTCGTCGTACAGCACCGGCTCGACGAGGACGACGCCTTCACCGTTGCGAAGGCACTCGCCTACGACCTGGCGAAGGACACGTACCTCTCGAACAGGTAG
- a CDS encoding LamG domain-containing protein translates to MRKTRLFTRLGVVGTLLAGALVVAIAPPAQSIEASLSATASTTWQTNASVQGIAVAAGKAYAGGRFTSVRPPGAAAGTGEVGQAYLAAFDASTGALVSSFNPVLNGQVYAVAASADGSRIFVGGDFTTVNGQTRNRIAAFDTATGALVTNWKPSVSYRVKTIAVSGTTVYFGGSFGLVNNLTRNRLAAVTTDTGTLLPWAPSVNGDVYAVDAADDASKVYAGGQFSTVNGTNQNTATSLDPVTGAVLPFPGGSAVPPPNGSCTTRVKTIDASGGTVYFGNGGDGGGCFDGTWAVDIATNTLKWKNQCLGATEAVKVVNGWLYKGSHAHDCANQGAGGFPQGFDYRFLLSEKLTDGSLGPWFPNTDADPNSATNVGPLAFATSGNDLWAGGDFLHVNDVAQQGLTHFTNAAPGAAPAKPAKLLPYSVQPGVVQIHFPTVVDNDDSTLTYRLLKGFTNTTIATWTATSTPWYRPWLSYTDTSSAPGEVTNYRVEVTDGSNTIRGNYSDPITVASTASTAYDQIINADGPQAYWRLGEAAGTTTSVDSSGQSNNGTFTGVTLGGAGAIAGNTAMTTSSSTGRMAGEKAYSFPQQFSVEAWVKQSGVGRGGRIIGFGNSKTGNSGGGGDRMLYMRTNGSIVFGVNDGAQRTLTSPSGDNDGLWHHVVGTYDSGMMKLYVDGVLSGSALVGSASTYYGWWRVGYDLTNSWPGGGATQTGMGIDEAAVYPYALTPLQVQTHYAAK, encoded by the coding sequence ATGAGGAAGACACGTCTGTTCACGCGGCTGGGGGTCGTGGGCACTCTGCTCGCCGGAGCGCTGGTGGTGGCGATCGCGCCGCCCGCGCAGAGCATCGAGGCCTCGCTCTCGGCCACCGCGAGCACCACCTGGCAGACCAACGCCAGCGTCCAGGGCATCGCGGTCGCCGCCGGGAAGGCCTACGCCGGCGGGCGCTTCACCAGCGTCCGGCCGCCGGGCGCCGCCGCCGGGACCGGTGAGGTCGGCCAGGCGTACCTGGCCGCGTTCGACGCGAGCACCGGCGCGCTGGTCAGCTCGTTCAACCCGGTGCTCAACGGTCAGGTCTACGCGGTGGCCGCTTCCGCGGACGGCTCGCGGATCTTCGTCGGCGGTGACTTCACCACCGTCAACGGCCAGACCCGGAACCGGATCGCCGCCTTCGACACCGCGACCGGCGCCCTGGTGACGAACTGGAAGCCGTCGGTGTCCTACCGGGTCAAGACGATCGCCGTCTCCGGCACGACCGTGTACTTCGGCGGCTCGTTCGGCCTGGTGAACAACCTGACCCGCAACCGGCTCGCCGCGGTCACCACCGACACCGGCACTCTGTTGCCCTGGGCGCCCTCGGTGAACGGCGACGTGTACGCCGTCGACGCCGCGGACGACGCGTCCAAGGTGTACGCCGGTGGCCAGTTCAGCACCGTCAACGGCACCAACCAGAACACCGCGACCAGCCTCGACCCGGTCACCGGCGCAGTACTGCCCTTCCCCGGCGGCTCCGCCGTACCGCCGCCGAACGGGTCCTGCACGACCCGGGTGAAGACCATCGACGCCAGCGGCGGCACCGTGTACTTCGGGAACGGCGGTGACGGCGGCGGCTGCTTCGACGGCACCTGGGCGGTCGACATCGCGACCAACACCCTGAAGTGGAAGAACCAGTGCCTCGGCGCGACCGAAGCGGTCAAGGTCGTCAACGGGTGGCTGTACAAGGGCTCGCACGCCCACGACTGCGCCAACCAGGGCGCCGGCGGCTTCCCGCAGGGCTTCGACTACCGCTTCCTGCTGAGCGAGAAGCTGACCGACGGGTCGCTCGGCCCGTGGTTCCCGAACACCGACGCGGACCCGAACAGCGCCACCAACGTCGGTCCGCTGGCGTTCGCGACCAGCGGCAACGACCTGTGGGCCGGCGGCGACTTCCTGCACGTGAACGACGTGGCCCAGCAGGGCCTGACCCACTTCACGAACGCGGCCCCGGGTGCGGCTCCGGCCAAGCCGGCCAAGCTGCTGCCGTACAGCGTCCAGCCGGGCGTCGTACAGATCCACTTCCCGACCGTGGTCGACAACGACGACAGCACGCTGACGTACCGGTTGCTGAAGGGGTTCACCAACACCACGATCGCGACCTGGACCGCTACCTCGACACCGTGGTACCGGCCGTGGCTCAGCTACACCGACACCTCCTCGGCTCCGGGTGAGGTGACGAACTACCGCGTCGAGGTCACCGACGGCAGCAATACGATCCGCGGCAACTACTCCGACCCGATCACGGTCGCCTCGACCGCATCCACGGCGTACGACCAGATCATCAACGCGGACGGTCCGCAGGCGTACTGGCGGCTCGGTGAAGCGGCCGGTACGACGACGTCCGTCGACTCCTCCGGGCAGAGCAACAACGGCACGTTCACCGGAGTGACGCTGGGCGGTGCCGGCGCGATCGCCGGCAACACGGCGATGACGACCAGCTCGAGCACCGGCCGGATGGCCGGCGAGAAGGCGTACAGCTTCCCGCAGCAGTTCAGCGTCGAGGCGTGGGTCAAGCAGAGCGGCGTCGGCCGTGGCGGCCGGATCATCGGCTTCGGCAACTCGAAGACCGGGAACAGCGGCGGTGGCGGCGACCGGATGCTGTACATGCGGACCAACGGATCGATCGTCTTCGGCGTCAACGACGGCGCACAGCGGACGCTCACCAGCCCGTCGGGCGACAACGACGGCCTGTGGCACCACGTGGTCGGCACGTACGACAGCGGCATGATGAAGCTGTACGTCGACGGCGTACTCAGTGGCAGTGCGCTCGTCGGTTCGGCATCGACGTACTACGGCTGGTGGCGGGTCGGATACGACCTGACGAACTCGTGGCCCGGCGGCGGAGCGACCCAGACCGGAATGGGCATCGACGAGGCCGCCGTCTACCCGTACGCGCTCACTCCCTTGCAGGTCCAAACTCACTACGCAGCAAAGTGA
- a CDS encoding fibronectin type III domain-containing protein, with amino-acid sequence MKKLVLALVTGAAVLAAALIPSGPPVEAATPGFASAVSAIKQTSWQTNNSVNALAVAGNTVFAGGLFTRLRQPGMASGQAPETLRSYVAAFDRTTGKPTAFAPTVNGPVYAIATSPDGKWVVIGGDFTMVNGLRRSKIAMFSVATGKIVQAWDPVVAARVKALAIYGNSVFIGGAFGKIDGVVRNRLGAVRLLQGDVLPWNPNANNDVYAIDVSDNGTRVFVGGPFSTINGKDHYSLAMLNNTTGAAFAFPAAAAIPKPTATCTTRVKDIDTLGDKVFVSNGGDGGGCYDGVLAAQVSTGQLLWQNKCLGATEAIKAIGNWVYKGSHAHDCSSTPNGFANGSGTHYLLVESAINGNLGPWFPNTDANPKSTTQVGPLAMAGGDTDLWVGGDFLHVNGQIQVGITRFTNAAGGAAPAVPKAPTLSATTSGRVYVTYSDVYDLDNLTLTYNVFRGSLNVGSNAYTSYFWQARKSYQVVDRGLKRGSTYAYHIEVHDGRNIMKGATASVKIP; translated from the coding sequence ATGAAGAAGTTAGTGCTGGCCCTTGTCACCGGCGCGGCTGTTCTGGCCGCGGCGTTGATCCCCTCCGGACCGCCGGTGGAGGCGGCGACTCCGGGCTTCGCCTCCGCGGTATCCGCGATCAAGCAGACTTCGTGGCAGACCAACAACAGCGTCAACGCGCTGGCCGTCGCGGGTAACACCGTGTTCGCCGGCGGTCTGTTCACCAGGCTCCGGCAGCCGGGGATGGCGTCGGGCCAGGCGCCCGAGACCCTCCGCAGCTACGTCGCCGCGTTCGACCGGACCACCGGGAAGCCGACCGCGTTCGCGCCGACGGTGAACGGTCCGGTCTATGCCATCGCGACCAGTCCGGACGGCAAGTGGGTCGTGATCGGCGGCGACTTCACCATGGTGAACGGCTTGCGGCGCAGCAAGATCGCGATGTTCAGCGTCGCCACCGGCAAGATCGTGCAGGCCTGGGACCCGGTGGTCGCGGCCCGCGTGAAGGCACTGGCCATCTACGGCAACAGCGTGTTCATCGGGGGCGCGTTCGGAAAGATCGACGGCGTGGTCCGTAACCGGCTCGGCGCGGTCCGGCTGCTGCAAGGTGACGTGCTGCCGTGGAACCCGAACGCCAACAACGACGTGTACGCGATCGACGTGTCCGACAACGGCACCCGGGTGTTCGTCGGCGGCCCGTTCAGCACGATCAACGGCAAGGACCACTACTCGCTGGCGATGCTGAACAACACCACCGGCGCGGCCTTCGCGTTCCCGGCCGCGGCCGCGATCCCGAAGCCGACCGCGACCTGCACGACGCGGGTGAAGGACATCGACACGCTCGGCGACAAGGTGTTCGTCTCCAACGGCGGTGACGGCGGCGGCTGCTACGACGGCGTACTCGCCGCGCAGGTCTCGACCGGCCAGCTGCTGTGGCAGAACAAGTGCCTGGGCGCGACCGAGGCGATCAAGGCGATCGGCAACTGGGTCTACAAGGGCTCGCACGCGCACGACTGCAGCTCCACGCCGAACGGCTTCGCCAACGGCTCCGGGACGCACTACCTGCTGGTCGAGAGCGCGATCAACGGCAACCTCGGACCTTGGTTCCCGAACACCGACGCGAACCCGAAGAGCACCACGCAGGTCGGTCCGCTGGCGATGGCCGGCGGCGACACCGACCTCTGGGTCGGCGGCGACTTCCTGCACGTGAACGGCCAGATCCAGGTCGGCATCACCCGGTTCACGAACGCGGCCGGCGGCGCGGCTCCCGCCGTACCGAAGGCGCCGACGCTGAGCGCGACGACGTCCGGCCGGGTCTACGTCACGTACTCCGACGTGTACGACCTGGACAACCTGACGCTGACATACAACGTGTTCCGGGGCTCGCTGAACGTCGGATCGAACGCCTACACGTCGTACTTCTGGCAGGCCCGCAAGAGCTACCAGGTGGTGGACCGCGGCCTCAAGCGCGGCTCGACGTACGCGTACCACATCGAAGTACACGACGGCCGCAACATCATGAAGGGCGCCACCGCGAGCGTGAAGATCCCCTAG